A window from Leptothermofonsia sichuanensis E412 encodes these proteins:
- the ligA gene encoding NAD-dependent DNA ligase LigA, whose amino-acid sequence MDAIGAALSENQQRVKELRQLLQKASYAYYVLDSPIMEDSVYDQLYHELLALETDFPELITPDSPTQRVGEKPASQFHSVRHNIPLYSLENAFDSADLVKWQERWRRVAPDIHEFEYVCELKIDGSALALTYENGLLVRGVTRGDGITGEDITQNVKTIRSIPLRLELDDPPPTVEVRGEAFLPLSSFETINQEREQAGEPPFANPRNAAAGTLRQLDSRIVAKRKLDFFAYTLHIPVGGSRQSAVSEGEVQLDLLSNSADVESEHIPVPNARYPIPQTQWECLELLQDMGFKVNPERSLCSNLEEVQEYCNRWLTERHNLPYMTDGVVIKLNSLALQEQLGFTQKFPRWAIALKYPAEEAPTVVEKIRVNVGRTGAVTPLAEMRPVQLAGTTVSRATLHNRDRIAELDIREGDTVIVRKAGEIIPEVVRVLYELRPPGTQPFEMPAHCPECGQPLVKPEDEAVTRCINASCPAILRKGLEHWASRQAMDIEGLGEKWVVQLVDNGLVRAIADLYDLTIEQLLTLERMGQKSAQNLVEAIENSKSQPWSRVLYGLGIRHVGSVNAQTLAEQFPSVEALAQASIEDIAAVYGIGNEIARSVHEWFQNPANQALINRLQTAGLKLAGEVSPVRDSGNAPVNQPLSGKTFVITGTLPTLKREEAKALIQAAGGKVTESVSKKTSYLVVGEEAGSKLEKARALGIPQLTEAELIQLLNASGD is encoded by the coding sequence ATGGATGCGATCGGAGCAGCACTCTCAGAAAACCAGCAGCGGGTTAAAGAACTGCGTCAACTCCTTCAAAAAGCTAGCTATGCCTACTATGTTCTGGATAGCCCCATCATGGAGGACTCGGTGTACGACCAGCTCTACCATGAACTGCTGGCTTTAGAAACTGACTTTCCGGAGTTAATTACACCTGACAGCCCAACTCAGCGTGTCGGAGAAAAACCCGCCAGTCAATTTCATTCCGTCAGGCACAATATCCCGCTTTACAGCCTGGAAAATGCATTTGACAGTGCAGATCTGGTGAAATGGCAGGAACGCTGGCGTCGAGTTGCTCCTGATATCCATGAATTTGAATATGTCTGTGAACTCAAAATTGATGGTTCTGCCCTGGCTTTGACCTATGAGAATGGTTTACTGGTAAGAGGTGTAACGCGCGGTGATGGGATTACGGGTGAGGACATTACCCAAAATGTGAAAACCATCCGTTCTATCCCGTTGCGATTGGAGTTGGATGATCCGCCACCAACTGTTGAAGTGCGGGGGGAGGCTTTTTTGCCGCTCAGTTCCTTTGAAACCATCAACCAGGAACGGGAACAGGCGGGCGAACCCCCCTTTGCCAATCCTCGCAATGCGGCAGCCGGAACTCTGCGGCAGTTAGACTCCCGCATTGTGGCAAAACGGAAGCTGGATTTTTTTGCTTATACTCTGCATATTCCAGTGGGTGGCAGTCGGCAATCAGCGGTCAGCGAGGGAGAGGTTCAACTTGACCTGTTGAGCAACTCCGCAGACGTTGAATCTGAGCACATTCCTGTACCCAATGCCCGGTACCCCATTCCCCAGACCCAGTGGGAATGCCTGGAGCTTTTGCAGGACATGGGCTTTAAGGTGAACCCGGAGCGATCGCTCTGCTCCAACCTGGAAGAAGTTCAGGAGTATTGCAATCGCTGGCTGACGGAGCGCCACAATTTGCCTTACATGACTGACGGGGTGGTAATAAAGCTAAACTCGCTGGCACTTCAGGAACAGTTGGGATTTACCCAGAAATTTCCCCGCTGGGCGATCGCCCTGAAGTATCCGGCAGAAGAGGCTCCTACGGTTGTGGAAAAAATCCGTGTAAATGTCGGACGCACAGGTGCAGTGACTCCCCTGGCGGAGATGCGTCCAGTGCAGTTAGCCGGGACAACTGTGTCGCGGGCGACTTTACACAACCGCGATCGCATCGCTGAACTGGATATCCGCGAAGGAGATACGGTGATTGTTCGGAAGGCGGGCGAAATCATTCCTGAAGTGGTGCGGGTCTTGTATGAACTCCGTCCACCTGGAACCCAACCCTTTGAAATGCCTGCCCACTGCCCGGAGTGTGGTCAACCCCTGGTGAAACCTGAGGATGAAGCCGTAACCCGTTGCATTAATGCCTCCTGTCCCGCGATTTTGCGGAAGGGCCTGGAACATTGGGCATCCCGGCAGGCCATGGATATTGAAGGACTGGGTGAAAAGTGGGTGGTTCAACTGGTGGATAACGGACTGGTGCGGGCGATCGCTGACCTGTATGACCTGACCATCGAGCAATTGCTGACCCTGGAACGAATGGGGCAGAAATCCGCTCAAAATCTGGTGGAGGCGATTGAGAATTCCAAATCCCAGCCCTGGTCCCGGGTTTTGTACGGATTGGGGATTCGTCATGTGGGCAGTGTGAATGCCCAAACCCTGGCGGAGCAATTTCCCAGTGTAGAAGCCCTGGCACAGGCCAGTATAGAAGATATTGCTGCGGTCTACGGCATTGGCAATGAAATTGCGCGATCGGTGCATGAGTGGTTTCAAAATCCTGCCAACCAGGCCTTAATTAACCGGCTACAGACCGCTGGACTGAAACTGGCCGGGGAAGTAAGCCCGGTCAGGGACTCAGGCAATGCCCCGGTTAATCAACCTCTATCCGGGAAGACCTTTGTAATCACAGGCACATTGCCAACCTTAAAGCGGGAGGAGGCCAAGGCTTTAATTCAAGCCGCTGGGGGGAAAGTGACAGAGTCCGTCAGTAAGAAAACCAGCTATCTGGTTGTTGGAGAAGAGGCGGGTTCCAAATTAGAGAAAGCACGGGCACTGGGAATTCCTCAGTTAACAGAAGCTGAACTGATCCAGCTTCTCAATGCTTCAGGTGATTAA
- a CDS encoding family 2 glycosyl transferase, translated as MVWQICIRYPNGQERVLRDCRNREVALKYIDVIYSQGYPMHVAYIVRQAKTPDSYASATGIKELQPA; from the coding sequence ATGGTCTGGCAAATTTGCATTCGGTATCCCAATGGACAGGAGCGTGTCCTTCGTGACTGTAGAAATCGGGAAGTTGCGCTTAAATATATTGATGTCATTTATTCTCAAGGCTATCCGATGCATGTTGCCTACATTGTCCGTCAGGCTAAAACTCCTGATTCTTATGCGTCAGCCACGGGGATCAAGGAACTCCAACCTGCGTGA
- a CDS encoding geranylgeranyl reductase family protein: MMFDCIVVGAGPAGASAAYHLAKQGRSVLILEKQSLPRYKPCSGGVSPAIAQWFDFDFSPAIDLKVEHVRYTWKLEDPVNARLQTSEPMWMVRRDVFDHFLVQQAQKQGAELRDNTEATGIEFKSDHWQVNTVNSPVTGRYLIAADGAKGPTRQWLGFKASKPRLGASLETTLTDVDPANVHFEFGMVKNGYIWNFPKSTGYSLGVATFRGGEPSDLQKLLTEYAQKFGLDVQACQPTLHPICLWDGNQKLHTENALLAGEAACVADPFTAEGIRPSIFTGVKAAEAINQALAGNANALEAYTQVVNDEWGTDMVWAQRLAGLFYRVPGIGYKMGVKRPAATERIGQILCGELRYADVANAAIKKLSGSFIPGMG, encoded by the coding sequence ATGATGTTTGATTGTATTGTCGTAGGAGCAGGTCCTGCCGGGGCGAGTGCGGCTTATCATCTGGCAAAGCAGGGACGCTCCGTGCTGATCTTGGAGAAGCAATCTCTCCCTCGATACAAACCTTGCAGTGGTGGGGTTTCTCCAGCGATCGCCCAGTGGTTTGACTTTGACTTCTCTCCTGCCATTGATCTCAAAGTTGAGCATGTTCGCTACACCTGGAAGCTGGAAGATCCCGTAAATGCACGGCTGCAAACCTCAGAACCCATGTGGATGGTACGACGGGATGTTTTTGACCACTTTCTGGTCCAGCAAGCCCAGAAACAGGGCGCTGAACTCCGGGACAACACAGAGGCAACCGGGATTGAGTTTAAGAGTGACCACTGGCAAGTCAACACAGTCAACAGTCCAGTCACTGGTCGCTACCTGATTGCCGCAGATGGAGCAAAAGGACCAACCCGCCAATGGCTTGGTTTCAAAGCCTCAAAGCCACGACTGGGTGCCTCCCTGGAAACGACTTTGACGGATGTAGATCCTGCCAATGTGCACTTTGAATTTGGCATGGTCAAAAACGGCTACATCTGGAACTTCCCCAAGTCCACTGGATACTCCCTCGGTGTTGCCACCTTCCGGGGAGGTGAGCCATCAGATCTGCAAAAATTACTGACTGAATATGCTCAGAAGTTTGGGTTGGATGTGCAGGCGTGTCAACCCACACTGCATCCAATTTGTCTCTGGGATGGCAATCAGAAACTACACACCGAGAATGCACTCCTTGCCGGGGAAGCCGCCTGTGTCGCCGATCCCTTTACCGCCGAGGGAATTCGGCCCTCTATTTTTACTGGCGTAAAGGCCGCGGAGGCGATTAATCAGGCTCTGGCGGGCAATGCCAATGCTCTGGAAGCCTATACCCAGGTGGTTAATGATGAGTGGGGCACTGACATGGTCTGGGCGCAGCGCCTGGCTGGGCTATTCTACCGGGTTCCCGGCATTGGCTACAAGATGGGAGTCAAACGCCCCGCGGCCACTGAACGCATTGGTCAGATTCTCTGTGGAGAACTGCGCTATGCCGATGTAGCCAATGCGGCCATTAAAAAACTGAGCGGTAGTTTCATCCCCGGCATGGGCTAG
- a CDS encoding VanZ family protein, translated as MQDSSHSFSLTGRAELSAWITRCSLKITILGMLLVVLCTLYPFRFSLEGNLVEAIAQDFWHQTTPLDVLVNMPLFLPLGFGLAGILRKSRLGVSAQLLTILGVSAGLSFTVEFLQLFLPSRAATIADIVTNGLGGVLGAIAFRQWGEGIYLYLLKLKIQGRIVFTRLTVKMLMGAFLSYMVLAFGAMTLLQATTLSSWNPSFPLLLSHNLVGNYPWKGTISQVQIADRAVYQKEARQILAGEMSPRLKGALLADYPLQGKEAYRDRTGQSPDLIWHGKPTAQPLNHIGAMLDRDRWLETTAPVTSLIQRIRRTSQFTLLLTIAPASVEYAIRGGAPILAIARESGDYNFVLGQRGQLLVFWLKTALSETSHDFYQPDGFAGGLITHTGPQRLLISYSGSVLRIYSNRSTDQYTFSLLSTNTRVISLGLLFTPLGILLSLIARKMQGRRILWTGLVCGGILLPPILLELCLIGVTHRNISWENLLLGILIVASALLVFQGTRGLFPGGYNS; from the coding sequence ATGCAAGATTCGAGTCACTCTTTTTCCCTTACAGGGAGGGCTGAACTGAGTGCATGGATTACCCGATGCAGCCTGAAGATTACTATTTTGGGGATGCTGCTGGTGGTGTTATGCACCCTCTATCCATTCCGATTTTCACTGGAAGGAAATCTGGTTGAGGCGATCGCCCAGGATTTCTGGCACCAGACCACCCCCCTTGACGTGCTGGTAAATATGCCCCTGTTTCTGCCATTAGGCTTTGGCCTGGCGGGGATCCTCCGCAAAAGCAGGCTGGGGGTGAGTGCCCAACTTTTAACTATTCTGGGAGTCAGTGCCGGGCTATCCTTTACTGTTGAGTTTTTGCAACTGTTCCTGCCTTCAAGGGCGGCAACCATTGCGGATATTGTGACCAATGGGTTGGGAGGTGTGCTGGGGGCTATTGCCTTTCGCCAGTGGGGAGAAGGGATTTATCTCTACCTGCTAAAGCTGAAAATCCAGGGCAGGATAGTATTTACCAGACTGACGGTGAAGATGCTGATGGGCGCTTTCCTGAGCTACATGGTTCTGGCATTTGGCGCAATGACCCTGCTCCAGGCGACAACCCTCTCTTCCTGGAACCCTTCCTTTCCACTCCTGCTCAGCCACAATCTGGTTGGTAACTATCCCTGGAAGGGGACCATTTCCCAGGTTCAGATTGCAGACAGAGCCGTTTACCAGAAGGAAGCGCGGCAGATTCTGGCGGGTGAGATGTCTCCCCGGCTGAAGGGGGCACTGCTGGCTGATTATCCCTTGCAGGGAAAAGAGGCCTATCGCGATCGCACAGGGCAATCCCCTGATCTGATCTGGCACGGTAAGCCCACCGCCCAACCGCTGAATCACATTGGAGCAATGCTGGACCGCGATCGCTGGCTGGAAACAACGGCTCCCGTCACGTCTTTGATCCAGCGAATCCGACGTACTTCCCAGTTCACCCTGCTGCTGACGATTGCCCCTGCCAGCGTTGAATATGCCATTCGGGGAGGGGCACCCATCCTGGCTATCGCCCGTGAATCAGGGGATTACAATTTTGTCCTGGGACAGCGAGGACAACTCCTGGTTTTCTGGCTCAAAACGGCTCTGAGCGAAACCAGCCATGATTTCTACCAGCCAGATGGCTTTGCAGGTGGGTTGATCACCCATACCGGCCCCCAGCGGTTGCTCATTTCCTACTCCGGGTCAGTGCTGCGGATATATAGCAATCGCTCAACCGACCAATACACCTTTTCCCTCCTTTCAACGAATACCAGGGTAATTTCCCTGGGACTGCTCTTCACCCCACTGGGAATTCTCCTGTCTTTAATTGCCAGAAAAATGCAGGGAAGGCGAATTCTCTGGACAGGCCTGGTCTGCGGTGGAATTTTGCTGCCACCGATACTTCTGGAACTTTGCTTAATTGGCGTGACCCACCGAAATATCAGTTGGGAAAATCTGTTGCTGGGAATACTGATTGTAGCCAGTGCTTTGCTGGTGTTTCAGGGAACTCGTGGGCTGTTCCCAGGGGGTTACAATTCGTAA
- a CDS encoding peptidoglycan recognition protein family protein, with translation MLQIIQAPQGPILVKQQFLITGVASPNYAGRTLTLTIDNQYTTTGPRIAADGTWQLNFLFQQAGSRRLRIAIDNVSVEIPLEVVTTLPRLQFTQFPTRAAVGQTITFAGEAKNYASGTTLVLRVDGRFEIARPVVQSERWQAPVSFNQSGTRLVEIIGSGQDRAQITLVVDPAPPRPPRLSFTNPPQRITAEQAVRITGGAIDYANGEQLLLRADQLFTLARPQVMNQQWEAQIFFHQPGKRLIEIIGSEQDRAQVVIEVQAAPAGQLQVQARTTWSAEPTPSEVPNLLSPKGITIHHTALSGALGVSATLAQEIARMRFIWSSHVNGNGWIDIGYHYIIMPSGRVFEARSERKRGAHDAINDGLGVAFDGIYSSQTISQQQYQSAVALCTILCKRYGITNTITPIPTVTASFGTRNLPPIFGHRDRVATECPGTEGGRTVRLTEIRQAVNSQLR, from the coding sequence ATGCTTCAAATCATTCAAGCGCCTCAGGGACCGATTCTGGTGAAGCAGCAGTTTCTGATAACGGGGGTGGCATCCCCTAACTATGCAGGAAGAACCCTGACCCTGACGATAGACAATCAGTACACCACAACGGGACCCAGAATAGCTGCCGATGGCACCTGGCAACTCAACTTTTTGTTTCAGCAAGCAGGTTCACGTCGGCTGCGGATAGCAATTGATAATGTCAGCGTTGAGATCCCTCTGGAGGTTGTTACCACGCTACCCCGGTTACAGTTTACCCAGTTTCCTACCCGGGCAGCGGTTGGGCAGACCATTACCTTTGCCGGCGAGGCAAAAAATTATGCCAGCGGCACAACGCTGGTGTTGCGGGTGGACGGGCGGTTTGAGATTGCGCGTCCTGTCGTCCAGTCAGAGCGATGGCAGGCTCCTGTCTCGTTTAATCAATCGGGCACACGGCTGGTGGAAATTATTGGCTCAGGGCAGGACCGGGCACAAATTACGCTTGTGGTTGATCCCGCTCCTCCCAGACCCCCCCGTTTGAGTTTTACCAACCCGCCGCAGCGGATTACGGCTGAACAGGCTGTCAGAATTACGGGAGGTGCGATCGACTATGCCAACGGTGAACAACTCCTGCTACGGGCAGATCAGTTATTTACCTTAGCCCGCCCCCAGGTTATGAATCAACAATGGGAAGCTCAGATTTTCTTTCATCAACCAGGCAAGCGTCTGATTGAAATCATTGGTTCAGAGCAGGACAGGGCGCAGGTGGTGATTGAGGTTCAGGCGGCCCCTGCCGGGCAACTGCAAGTTCAGGCACGCACGACCTGGTCAGCGGAGCCTACCCCATCCGAGGTTCCCAATCTGCTATCCCCTAAGGGCATTACCATTCATCACACTGCTCTCAGCGGCGCACTGGGTGTCAGTGCCACCCTGGCTCAGGAAATCGCGCGAATGCGTTTCATCTGGAGCAGCCATGTCAACGGTAATGGCTGGATTGATATTGGCTATCACTATATCATTATGCCCAGCGGTAGAGTATTTGAAGCTCGCTCTGAACGGAAACGGGGGGCACATGATGCCATTAACGATGGGTTGGGAGTGGCATTTGATGGGATTTATTCCAGTCAAACCATTTCTCAACAGCAGTACCAGTCTGCGGTTGCTTTATGCACCATCCTCTGTAAACGCTATGGAATTACCAACACCATCACTCCAATCCCTACGGTGACAGCCAGTTTTGGAACGCGCAACCTGCCTCCCATCTTTGGGCATCGCGATCGCGTGGCTACCGAGTGCCCTGGTACAGAAGGCGGTAGAACGGTTCGCCTGACAGAGATTCGGCAGGCGGTGAATAGCCAGTTGCGATGA
- a CDS encoding SPFH domain-containing protein: MEPLLAALTLAIVGYIFGSIKIIYQGNEALVERFGQYRRTLKPGLNFVIPVIDTVIEESTREQLLDIEPQSAITKDNVTLQVDAVMYWRILDVQKAYYAIEDLGAALKNLVITTLRSQIGSMDLRETVSSRSKINKALLSQLDEATESWGVKVIRVEVQDIKLSDALRDALEKERTAESLRKAAISETEGMVASIEQISRAIQAQPNSEMVLKYLIAQKYVDANYNLGKSNNSKVVFMDPGQLTEAVSHLIHYSEKKPNPDGGSSSNPE; the protein is encoded by the coding sequence ATGGAACCTCTTCTAGCAGCATTGACCCTGGCAATTGTGGGGTATATTTTTGGTTCGATTAAGATAATTTACCAGGGGAACGAGGCGCTGGTGGAACGATTTGGCCAGTATCGTCGGACCCTGAAACCGGGGCTGAATTTTGTAATTCCAGTGATTGACACTGTGATTGAAGAATCAACCCGTGAGCAGTTACTTGACATTGAACCTCAATCGGCGATTACAAAGGACAACGTCACGCTCCAGGTCGATGCTGTCATGTACTGGAGGATTCTGGATGTCCAGAAAGCCTACTATGCGATCGAGGATTTAGGAGCAGCGCTGAAAAATCTGGTGATCACGACCCTGCGGTCTCAGATTGGCAGCATGGATCTGAGAGAAACGGTTTCTTCCCGGAGCAAAATTAATAAGGCACTGTTGAGTCAGCTGGATGAAGCCACGGAAAGTTGGGGAGTCAAAGTCATCCGAGTGGAGGTTCAGGATATTAAACTGTCGGATGCGCTGAGGGATGCCCTGGAAAAGGAACGCACAGCAGAAAGTTTACGGAAAGCGGCGATTTCAGAAACAGAAGGGATGGTGGCATCGATTGAGCAAATTTCAAGGGCAATTCAGGCACAGCCCAACTCTGAAATGGTGTTGAAGTATCTGATTGCCCAGAAATATGTGGATGCAAACTACAACCTGGGGAAAAGCAATAACTCTAAAGTCGTTTTTATGGATCCTGGTCAGCTCACAGAGGCGGTCAGTCACTTAATTCATTATTCGGAGAAGAAGCCCAATCCCGATGGGGGTTCCAGTTCCAATCCAGAGTGA
- the puuE gene encoding allantoinase PuuE, translating into MTVDYPRNMVGYGRHPIDPKWQNQARIAVQFVINYEEGGETCILHGDQTSEVFLSEIVGAVPLHGLRHMNMESCYEYGSRAGFWRLHRLFTERGIPVTVYGVAMALERNPEAVAAMLAADWEIASHGYRWIDYKYFGEEQEREHLQAAIAIHTRVTGSRPLGWYTGRTSPHTRKLVVEAGGFLYDADSYADDLPYWVLDYGKPHLVIPYTLDNNDMRFATPQGFNSGDQFFAYLRDAFDVLYAEGETAPKMMSVGLHCRLAGRPGRAAALARFLDYVQKHERVWLCRRVDIAHHWHKHHQPYVNNQ; encoded by the coding sequence ATGACAGTGGACTACCCTCGGAACATGGTTGGTTACGGCAGACATCCAATTGATCCGAAATGGCAAAATCAGGCTCGTATTGCTGTCCAGTTTGTGATCAACTATGAGGAGGGGGGTGAAACCTGTATTTTGCATGGCGACCAGACCTCTGAAGTGTTTCTGTCAGAGATTGTGGGGGCAGTTCCCCTGCATGGACTTCGCCATATGAATATGGAGTCATGCTATGAGTATGGGAGTCGGGCGGGCTTCTGGCGGTTACATCGGCTGTTTACTGAACGGGGCATTCCAGTCACGGTTTATGGGGTGGCAATGGCCTTGGAGCGTAACCCAGAAGCGGTGGCTGCCATGCTTGCCGCCGATTGGGAAATTGCCAGTCACGGATACCGCTGGATTGACTACAAGTATTTTGGAGAAGAACAGGAACGGGAACATTTACAAGCTGCGATCGCCATCCACACTCGCGTAACTGGCAGCCGTCCCCTTGGCTGGTACACCGGACGCACCAGCCCCCATACTCGCAAACTGGTGGTCGAAGCCGGGGGCTTCCTCTACGATGCTGACAGTTACGCGGATGATTTACCCTACTGGGTACTGGACTACGGCAAGCCCCACCTGGTTATTCCCTACACGCTGGACAACAACGATATGCGCTTTGCCACGCCCCAGGGCTTTAATTCTGGCGATCAGTTTTTTGCTTACCTGCGCGATGCCTTCGATGTTCTCTACGCCGAAGGCGAGACTGCGCCCAAAATGATGAGTGTGGGGTTACACTGTCGTCTGGCAGGCAGACCTGGGCGAGCAGCCGCCCTGGCAAGATTTCTCGACTATGTGCAAAAGCATGAACGGGTGTGGCTTTGCCGCCGGGTTGATATCGCCCATCACTGGCATAAACACCATCAGCCATATGTCAACAACCAGTAG
- a CDS encoding RDD family protein, translating to MSLFNRVTLQTPESVELEFTLAGIGNRVQALVIDYLIWGGSLILLLVIWAVLSVQLSAYLVQFAGDRTMELWLTAISLLLVFSIYVGYFAFFETLWQGQTPGKRYVKIRVIRENGQPAGLAQATIRSLLRPIDDVMFLGALLIILTRREKRLGDWFAGTIVVQEERPTVVSEIALPPEAQALATELLARADLDQLLPDDFAVIREYLQRRSQMAPRARETLSLQLARQIRELIQLQELPFKMTPDAFLEGIYLAYQRTR from the coding sequence ATGAGCTTATTCAATCGAGTCACCTTGCAAACGCCTGAAAGCGTGGAATTGGAATTTACCCTGGCTGGGATTGGTAACCGGGTCCAGGCACTGGTGATTGATTACCTGATTTGGGGTGGCAGTCTGATTTTGCTCCTGGTTATCTGGGCAGTTTTGTCCGTGCAACTGTCAGCCTATCTGGTGCAATTTGCGGGCGATCGCACCATGGAACTCTGGCTAACGGCCATTTCCCTGCTGCTGGTCTTTTCAATCTATGTGGGCTATTTCGCCTTCTTTGAAACCCTCTGGCAGGGGCAAACACCGGGTAAGCGCTACGTCAAAATTCGAGTCATCCGGGAAAACGGTCAACCAGCCGGACTGGCACAGGCCACGATCAGATCACTGCTACGCCCGATAGACGATGTCATGTTCCTTGGGGCGTTGTTGATCATCCTGACCAGGCGGGAAAAACGTCTGGGGGATTGGTTCGCAGGAACCATTGTGGTGCAAGAAGAACGTCCCACGGTGGTCAGTGAAATCGCTTTACCCCCCGAAGCCCAGGCTCTGGCGACAGAGCTATTAGCCAGAGCGGATCTGGATCAACTGTTACCGGATGATTTTGCGGTAATTCGGGAGTATCTTCAACGGCGATCGCAGATGGCCCCCCGTGCCAGAGAAACGTTGAGCTTGCAGTTGGCGCGGCAAATTCGAGAACTCATCCAGCTCCAGGAACTCCCCTTCAAAATGACCCCGGATGCGTTTTTAGAAGGGATTTACCTGGCCTATCAACGCACCAGGTAG
- a CDS encoding DUF975 domain-containing protein: MSTTSSNPAGPLSVGNVVSAGVRIYRSHLQQYFTQALIAHLWILVPIYGWAKYSAIAGLISRLAFGELTNQPETLTEARKHTHPRMWSFLGAGILLMLIFLGLYLGAVIVFTILMFAGVLISQTIPRGGFIVAPLLLLVALIFFIVLLIRVFSRLMIVEVPLAIEPNMNASGAISRSWELTKGSVGRIQWIAVVAFLITLLVNVPVQVISFLFQLATESAATTGGNSGVALLLFLINLALSFGVAALIMPFWQVIKAVIYYDLRARREGLGLGLRRR, translated from the coding sequence ATGTCCACCACCAGTTCAAACCCTGCCGGTCCTCTCAGCGTTGGTAATGTTGTCAGTGCCGGCGTCCGAATTTATCGTTCCCATCTTCAACAATACTTCACCCAGGCTTTGATTGCTCACCTGTGGATCCTGGTTCCCATCTATGGTTGGGCTAAGTATTCTGCGATCGCTGGCTTGATTTCGCGGCTGGCATTTGGTGAACTGACCAACCAGCCAGAAACCCTGACAGAAGCCCGCAAACACACCCACCCGCGCATGTGGAGTTTTTTGGGAGCAGGTATTTTGCTGATGCTCATTTTCCTTGGCCTGTACCTGGGAGCGGTCATTGTCTTTACTATTCTGATGTTCGCTGGAGTTCTAATTTCTCAAACCATCCCAAGGGGGGGATTTATAGTAGCGCCACTGCTGCTATTGGTGGCACTGATCTTTTTTATTGTTCTTTTGATTCGAGTCTTTTCGCGCTTGATGATTGTGGAAGTGCCTCTGGCAATTGAACCGAATATGAATGCCTCTGGCGCTATCAGCCGCAGTTGGGAGTTGACTAAAGGGTCCGTTGGGCGAATTCAATGGATTGCCGTGGTTGCCTTTCTAATTACCCTGCTGGTCAATGTTCCAGTGCAAGTCATCAGTTTCCTATTTCAACTGGCAACGGAGTCCGCCGCCACGACTGGAGGAAATAGTGGCGTTGCCCTGTTATTGTTTCTAATCAATCTGGCACTTTCGTTTGGGGTTGCGGCGTTGATCATGCCTTTCTGGCAGGTGATTAAAGCAGTTATTTATTACGACTTGCGGGCGCGGCGAGAAGGACTGGGGTTGGGCCTGCGTCGCCGTTAG
- a CDS encoding stage II sporulation protein M codes for MNVKRWIARREPNWKHLDALLNRVEKRGLKSLKTEEIKHLASLYRSVSADLARARTNQVGNTLIQSLQSLTSRSYNQIYQGSRRQEWHKVVDFYRWGFPAVVQQTWGCIAIATTIFVLGGLIGWWFSWHDPAFMPLILPESLIVQVRDRRELWMGSILGVEPIASSSIMINNLLVSFRAIAGGVTLGLFTVYVLFLNGVLIGTVSVLVGQNNLAYPFWAFVFPHGSLELPAIFLAGGAGLLIARGILFPGPYRRGDALKLNGLQAAQLVYGIVPLLVIAGVIEGFISPNPAIPNLFKYLMGTGLFVLLVQYCSQQKPQ; via the coding sequence ATGAATGTTAAACGTTGGATTGCACGGCGAGAACCGAATTGGAAACACCTGGATGCCCTGTTGAACCGGGTTGAAAAACGGGGCTTGAAGTCGTTGAAAACGGAGGAAATTAAACACCTGGCCAGTTTGTATCGGTCCGTCTCAGCCGATTTGGCCCGGGCACGCACCAATCAGGTGGGTAATACGCTGATTCAAAGTTTGCAAAGCCTCACTTCCCGCAGCTACAACCAGATTTACCAGGGGTCGCGCCGTCAGGAATGGCATAAGGTTGTGGATTTTTACCGTTGGGGATTTCCGGCGGTGGTGCAACAAACGTGGGGATGCATCGCGATCGCAACCACCATTTTTGTGCTGGGTGGGTTGATTGGCTGGTGGTTTAGCTGGCATGATCCGGCCTTTATGCCCCTGATTCTACCGGAAAGCTTGATTGTGCAAGTGCGGGACAGGCGGGAACTGTGGATGGGATCGATCTTGGGTGTTGAACCCATTGCCTCCAGCAGCATTATGATTAATAACCTGTTGGTGAGTTTCCGGGCGATCGCGGGCGGAGTCACCCTGGGGCTGTTCACTGTTTATGTGCTATTCCTGAATGGGGTACTGATTGGCACAGTCTCGGTGCTGGTCGGTCAAAATAACCTAGCCTATCCCTTCTGGGCATTTGTCTTTCCCCACGGTTCCCTGGAATTACCCGCCATTTTTCTGGCCGGGGGGGCAGGGCTGCTGATTGCCAGAGGAATCCTGTTTCCTGGTCCATATCGACGAGGGGATGCCCTCAAACTAAATGGGTTACAGGCTGCCCAACTGGTGTACGGGATTGTGCCACTGCTGGTCATTGCAGGGGTGATTGAAGGATTTATTTCGCCCAATCCGGCTATTCCCAACCTGTTCAAATATCTGATGGGTACCGGGCTGTTTGTGCTCCTGGTGCAGTATTGCAGCCAGCAGAAACCCCAGTAG